A genomic stretch from Helianthus annuus cultivar XRQ/B chromosome 1, HanXRQr2.0-SUNRISE, whole genome shotgun sequence includes:
- the LOC110873268 gene encoding PKS-NRPS hybrid synthetase CHGG_01239 gives MVWLVCDRSGEHRSKATVRKAGSKKIGCPFSLLAIRDVTNDTWELKVDCANHNHEPTTSLLGHAFVRRFTKAEYKLVEQLTAQNMEPRIIFQTLRKQFPDSLHVQKDVQNAVQKIRATIMDGKNPIQALESLLHDRRFIYDTRQDPKTDVVTEIFFVHPYSITTWRAFPHVMLIDATYKTNLYNMPFVQVVGMTSTGKSFCIAHAVICKERRGNYVWVLERIKSILHECMMPRVIVTDRELALINACSKVFPNAKRLLCHFHIQQNIARKCKSGFDKEDWGKFMSYWRTLCESSSEPMYKYNLEKMYNRLVVANRESVYDYVYENWLKDYKEMFIYAWTDKCRNFGQRTTNRVESQHANLKRYITRGSSLERIARCIIDIVETQYDEIQKSFTESIEKTMNHHRHRMLDNLRGKVSHEALDLLEKELLRKMDVLRKLNASCGCHMWLSKGLPCACRLENYTRTGRIIQLDEIDVFWRKLDLLPCKLVDEEVDIVAELNNVRQHLEAQSPVQQKSMLSKIKAVFTPKSSTKKPPIVQQNTRGRPTSKKVQERLDEAARLDQAARYSSYGEDSNVITASPKHRYDLPRHSSYVPSEGSRGTGSFVKSEKPKMQPNSSTSSKKKETRDDKVFPLIKGDEHLLCIKRFKNQIPSEFRSYISRIQDVTPDGHCGYRSVAVGLGFTEHAWPNIRRDLLLEIDHNKPRWKHVFETYNEGDFKRIRKSIEWHSVKGCDESHWMEMPQVGLLIAQRYNIVLHVLSIEWSSTIFPLTDAPLDPRPQAITLIHVHGGHFIHAKLEGDYPMPLVDVVRKESGVPDSNEQEEVVSSVRGKQNIPFLDLNTHPPVDETSPVDDSYHAGQPSYPGQQGYPDYGYRCEYSYVQQHYPDGYGGDCGHQQFIFPSGPYVQQNYPDVGGYGGEAPPSRTIRT, from the exons ATGGTATGGCTTGTGTGCGACCGTAGTGGTGAACACCGTAGTAAAGCAACAGTTAGGAAAGCTGGTAGCAAAAAAATCGGCTGCCCATTTTCATTACTCGCCATCCGGGACGTGACGAACGACACGTGGGAGTTAAAAGTGGACTGTGCGAACCATAACCACGAACCTACGACGAGTCTGTTGGGCCACGCTTTTGTGCGAAGATTTACTAAAGCCGAATACAAGCTAGTGGAGCAGCTAactgctcaaaacatggagccacgTATCATATTTCAAACCCTAAGAAAGCAGTTCCCCGACAGCCTGCACGTTCAGAAAGACGTGCAAAATGCGGTACAAAAAATTAGAGCGACAATAATGGACGGAAAGAATCCTATTCAGGCACTGGAAAGCCTGCTGCATGACCGCCGATTCATTTACGACACCCGACAAGATCCCAAAACAGATGTCGTAACAGAGATTTTCTTTGTTCATCCTTATTCAATCACTACGTGGCGTGCATTCCCGCACGTGATGTTGATCGACGCGACCTACAAAACAAACCTCTACAACATGCCATTTGTCCAGGTTGTGGGTATGACGTCGACTGGGAAGTCTTTTTGTATCGCACATGCCGTTATTTGTAAAGAACGAAGGGGTAACTACGTGTGGGTGCTTGAGCGGATCAAGTCAATATTGCATGAATGTATGATGCCGCGTGTGATAGTCACGGATAGGGAGCTTGCCCTAATAAACGCGTGTTCTAAAGTATTCCCGAACGCAAAAAGGCTTCTATGCCACTTTCACATCCAACAAAATATAGCTAGAAAGTGCAAGTCAGGGTTCGATAAAGAAGATTGGGGGAAATTTATGTCGTACTGGCGGACATTGTGCGAATCTTCATCAGAGCCCATGTACAAGTACAACTTGGAGAAAATGTATAACCGACTCGTGGTTGCCAACCGAGAAA gTGTCTATGATTACGTCTACGAAAACTGGCTCAAAGACTATAAAGAAATGTTCATTTATGCGTGGACCGATAAGTGTCGCAACTTTGGTCAGCGCACCAccaacagagttgagagccagcACGCAAATTTAAAAAGATACATTACGCGCGGGAGTTCATTGGAGCGAATAGCAAGATGCATCATTGATATAGTTGAAACTCAGTACGATGAAATACAAAAAAGTTTCACTGAGAGCATCGAAAAAACGATGAACCACCACAGACACCGAATGTTGGACAACCTACGTGGAAAGGTTTCCCATGAAGCACTTGATTTGCTGGAAAAAGagctactgaggaagatggatgtgTTGCGGAAACTTAACGCATCATGTGGTTGCCATATGTGGCTTAGCAAAGGATTGCCGTGTGCTTGTAGGCTGGAAAACTACACACGTAcag GGCGTATAATACAACTCGACGAGATAGATGTATTCTGGCGTAAGCTTGACTTGCTCCCTTGTAAACTGGTAGACGAGGAGGTCGATATTGTAGCAGAGCTCAATAATGTGCGGCAACATTTAGAGGCGCAGTCCCCCGTTCAGCAAAAGAGTATGCTTTCAAAGATAAAAGCGGTTTTCACCCCGAAATCGTCAACCAAGAAACCACCGATCGTCCAGCAAAACACTCGCGGTCGGCCTACATCAAAGAAAGTACAAGAAAGGCTAGATGAAGCTGCGAGGTTAGACCAAGCTGCGAGATACAGCTCCTATGGCGAGGACAGCAACGTAATTACCGCTTCCCCCAAGCATAGGTACGATTTACCCCGACACAGCTCATACGTACCGTCAGAGGGCTCTCGTGGAACTGGTTCGTTTGTGaagtctgaaaaacctaaaatgcAACCAAACAGTtcaacaagttctaaaaagaagGAGACGAGGGATGATAAGGTTTTTCCATTAATAAAGGGGGACGAGCACTTGTTATGCATTAAGAGGTTTAAGAATCAAATTCCATCAGAGTTTCGCTCTTACATATCGCGTATACAAGATGTGACCCCAGACGGTCATTGTGGGTACAGGTCTGTGGCTGTCGGGTTAGGTTTTACGGAACACGCATGGCCCAATATTCGAAGAGATTTACTACTGGAGATTGACCATAACAAACCGCGTTGGAAGCATGTATTCGAAACATATAACGAAGGAGACTTTAAACGAATACGTAAGAGCATCGAATGGCATTCAGTGAAAGGGTGCGATGAAAGTCACTGGATGGAAATGCCCCAGGTAGGGCTTCTCATAGCGCAAAGGTATAATATTGTCCTCCACGTGCTAAGCATTGAATGGAGCTCTACCATCTTCCCATTAACGGATGCCCCACTAGATCCACGACCTCAAGCGATAACGCTTATACATGTTCACGGGGGACACTTCATACATGCTAAGTTGGAAGGAGACTACCCCATGcctttagtcgacgtcgtccgtaag GAGTCCGGCGTTCCCGATTCTAACGAgcaagaggaggttgtgtctagtGTACGAGGAAAACAAAACATACCGTTTCTAGATTTGAACACGCATCCCCCTGTTGATGAAACATCCCCTGTAGATGACTCATACCATGCTGGTCAACCAAGTTATCCGGGGCAACAAGGGTATCCAGATTATGGATACAGGTGTGAATATTCTTACGTGCAACAACATTATCCTGATGGATATGGAGGAGACTGTGGTCATCAGCAATTCATTTTCCCGAGCGGTCCTTACGTTCAACAAAACTATCcggacgttggaggatatggGGGTGAGGCACCCCCATCCCGGACAATCCGTACTTAA